A single Chaetodon trifascialis isolate fChaTrf1 chromosome 18, fChaTrf1.hap1, whole genome shotgun sequence DNA region contains:
- the otos gene encoding otospiralin, with protein sequence MNSSTSLHAFTSHLQEGKMKLLVWLSVLFCLVASQLSEARVIPEGVPYDEPPAVPYWPYSTSDFWNYIEYFRSIGAYNHINEMARAFFAHQHLGDTLGYETNAGHEH encoded by the exons ATGAACAGCAGCACCTCTCTGCACGCCTTCACAAGCCACTTACAG GAGGGCAAGATGAAGCTGCTGGTCTGGCTCAGTGTTCTCTTCTGCCTTGTTGCCTCTCAGCTCAGCG aggCCAGAGTCATCCCAGAAGGAG TGCCGTACGATGAACCACCAGCTGTTCCCTACTGGCCTTACTCCACCTCTGACTTCTGGAACTACATCGAATACTTCAGATCCATCGGCGCCTACAACCACATCAACGAGATGGCCCGGGCCTTCTTCGCCCACCAGCACCTCGGAGACACCCTGGGATATGAGACCAACGCGGGGCACGAACACTGA
- the apodb gene encoding apolipoprotein Db has product MPAVYLVLLLLPLVSAQTYHWGPCPTPVVQPNFNLQQYLGRWYEIEKLPASFARGKCIEANYAVRGDGTIQVLNSQFYKDKVRIAEGTAVIQDPREPAKLGVSFSYFTPYSPYWILTTDYTSLSVVYSCTDILRLFHIDYAWILGRSRFLPPETVRYAKELLISEGIDLFRMKPTDQTGCKDN; this is encoded by the exons ATGCCTGCCGTCTACCtcgtcctcctgctgctccctctgGTGTCGGCACAGACCTATCACTGGGGTCCCTGTCCTACTCCGGTGGTGCAGCCCAACTTCAACCTgcagcag TACCTGGGCAGGTGGTATGAGATCGAGAAGCTCCCGGCTTCCTTCGCGAGAGGAAAGTGCATCGAGGCCAACTACGCCGTGAGGGGAGACGGCACCATCCAGGTGCTCAACTCTCAGTTCTA TAAAGATAAGGTGAGGATAGCCGAAGGGACAGCGGTGATTCAGGACCCGAGAGAACCTGCCAAACTCGGAGTCAGCTTCTCGTATT TTACTCCCTACAGCCCCTACTGGATTCTGACCACGGACTACACCAGCCTGTCCGTCGTGTACTCTTGCACGGACATCCTGCGCTTGTTCCACATCGACTATGCCTGGATCCTCGGCCGGTCGCGCTTCCTGCCTCCAGAGACCGTGCGGTACGCCAAAGAGCTGCTGATCAGCGAAGGAATCGACCTGTTCAGGATGAAGCCGACGGATCAGACGGGCTGCAAGGATAACTAG
- the cops9 gene encoding COP9 signalosome complex subunit 9: MKPAVDEMFPEGAGPYVDLDEAGGSSGLLMDLAANEKAVHSDFFNEFEDLFDDDDLQ; this comes from the exons atgaagCCCGCGGTGGATGAGATGTTTCCCGAAGGAGCTGGACCGTACGTGGATCTGGACGAG GCAGGGGGCAGCAGCGGTTTGCTAATGGACCTGGCAGCCAATGAAAAAGCAGTGCACTCTGATTTCTTTAATG AATTTGAGGATCTGTTTGACGACGATGACCTCCAGTGA
- the and1 gene encoding actinodin1 → MELREQSITLNVAVFGIGRRGGGEVMAGGRRSSFSGVFIAALLAVTLLPAGESIQERSTAAELHRRLIRNRRNISWYKQHSDFWSWYKFFTDNGNQEAVHEMDKIYLAYLQNKNRAEGRRSYKAYLRHLGDIYKSCADSDDPNCVASATSRPKPKPEPPKPAPVKTCDPTKDPYCLYAALVQGKNPYLPLVLPAATPAPAPVKAPAPLYVRSAAPAKDPQSGYYYYAPSAVPFLSKEQKAELLRICSSDDVECLQYHLRAAYGHVPSAGPLPSYAHLGCDPKKDPTCKPKLVQKAPSGLYMQYPNCDPLRDPLCAYAASLVAPRAPSPPAPAGPGSCNPLFEEGCNPLTATRFASPPEAYNNEEKEEAAAIRAAPPSAQQNNPYAMFRDAYEAAAMQRHGRPAPRQQFPFSIPNYEEPPREERHPLGPPGKTKEGYDCFIGYDRECYPVKPSEPRSGIHRHIPYPAEAYEPHLNPDGTRNGVLEPANPHCDPEHDPDCRLRRYEPEQTHTAAQPEHYAEEDLNQGAAEREPQPEQEEQDQYEAEPYQSGQEEPHMSYQPFSQGMPSLQDILRRYGDQYPEQDDHRAYADDYRKK, encoded by the exons ATGGAGTTACGGGAGCAAAGCATCACTCTGAATGTCGCTGTGTTTGGCAttggcaggagaggaggaggcgaagTCATggctggagggaggagaagcagTTTCTCCGGTGTGTTCATCGCAGCTCTGCTGGCGGTGACGCTGCTGCCTG CGGGGGAAAGCATCCAGGAGAGGTCGACTGCTGCAGAGTTACACAGGAGGCTGATCCGCAACCGCAGGAACATCAGCTGGTACAAACAGCACTCTGACTTCTGGAGCTGGTACAAGTTCTTCACTGACAACGGTAACCAGGAGGCA GTTCATGAGATGGACAAAATCTACCTGGCCTACCTCCAGAACAAGAACCGTGCTGAAGGACGTCGTTCCTACAAGGCCTACTTGCGACACCTAGGGGACATCTACAAATCCTGTGCCGATTCTGATGACCCCAACTGTGTGGCTTCCGCCACCAGCAGGCCCAAACCTAAACCAGAACCCCCCAAACCTGCACCTGTGAAAACCTGTGACCCCACCAAGGACCCCTACTGCTTGTATGCTGCTTTGGTCCAGGGCAAGAACCCCTACCTTCCCCTGGTGCTCCCGGCTGCCACTCCCGCCCCGGCACCAGTGAAAGCCCCAGCCCCTCTTTACGTCCGCTCTGCTGCTCCAGCCAAGGACCCGCAGTCAGGGTATTACTACTACGCTCCATCTGCAGTACCTTTCCTTTCCAAG GAGCAGAAGGCCGAGCTGCTGCGTATCTGCTCCTCTGATGATGTGGAGTGTCTGCAGTACCACCTGAGAGCAGCATACGGGCACGTACCCTCTGCTGGACCTCTGCCTTCCTATGCTCACCTCGGCTGTGATCCCAAGAAAGATCCCACCTGCAAACCCAAACTGGTGCAGAAAGCCCCCTCTGGTCTCTACATGCAATACCCCAACTGTGATCCACTCCGGGATCCCCTCTGTGCCTATGCTGCCTCCCTTGTG GCGCCCCGTGCCCCCAGCCCCCCTGCCCCTGCTGGTCCTGGATCTTGCAACCCTCTTTTTGAGGAAGGCTGCAACCCTCTTACCGCCACCAGATTTGCTTCTCCCCCCGAGGCATACAAcaatgaggaaaaagaagaggctGCTGCTATTCGTGCTGCCCCCCCTTCTGCTCAGCAGAACAATCCATATGCCATGTTTAGAGATGCTTAT GAAGCGGCCGCCATGCAACGCCATGGCCGTCCCGCTCCCAGGCAGCAGTTCCCCTTCTCCATTCCCAATTATGAAGAGCCTCCACGGGAGGAGCGTCATCCTCTAGGGCCCCCAGGTAAAACCAAGGAGGGTTATGACTGCTTCATTGGCTATGATCGTGAATGCTACCCTGTGAAGCCCAGTGAGCCACGCTCTGGAATTCACCGCCACATCCCCTATCCTGCCGAAGCCTACGAGCCCCACCTGAACCCTGACGGCACCCGAAATGGGGTCCTGGAGCCTGCGAACCCACACTGTGACCCTGAACACGACCCTGACTGCCGTCTGCGTCGCTATGAGCCTGAGCAGACCCACACCGCAGCCCAGCCTGAGCATTACGCTGAGGAGGACCTCaaccagggggcagcagagcgTGAGCCACAGCCGGAACAGGAGGAACAAGACCAGTATGAGGCAGAGCCCTACCAGAGCGGCCAGGAGGAGCCTCACATGTCCTACCAGCCATTCTCACAGGGTATGCCCAGCCTCCAGGACATACTGAGGCGCTACGGAGACCAGTACCCGGAGCAGGATGATCACAGAGCCTACGCAGATGACTATCGCAAGAAATAA